Proteins encoded within one genomic window of Esox lucius isolate fEsoLuc1 chromosome 12, fEsoLuc1.pri, whole genome shotgun sequence:
- the LOC105009535 gene encoding odorant receptor 131-2-like, producing MNSNFSTLNMRKDVLEEALFKNLTIVLFGLIINYINGTLLYTFLTNVNFHSDSRYILYMQLIINDNVMVSMLVNLHVLSYVCPNLNVSLCIVLLLICENTHKNTPLNLAAMSIERFVAICHPLQHPLICTVSRTYMLIACIWVVGAIPGFIKVIITLVFKPLSFFSSGRMCYPINIFQSVYNYNTYYATNILYLCFVWITLIYTYFRVVFSAKAATSDPVSSRKAQMTIRLHVVQLLFSMLSYITPVMDTVLTSLFPDFRSVIMFCNNIITNILPRLLSPLIYGLRDQKST from the coding sequence ATGAACAGCAACTTCTCCACACTCAACATGCGCAAAGATGTTTTAGAAGAAGCGTTGTTCAAGAACCTCACAATCGTTCTTTTTGGCCTCATTATTAACTACATTAATGGAACCCTTTTGTACACTTTCTTAACCAACGTGAACTTCCACAGTGACTCCAGGTACATCCTTTATATGCAGTTGATCATCAATGACAATGTCATGGTGTCTATGTTGGTGAACTTGCATGTATTGTCCTATGTTTGCCCTAACttaaatgtgtctctgtgtatagTTCTGCTTCTGATTTGTGAGAACACTCATAAAAACACTCCTTTAAACTTGGCAGCCATGTCAATTGAACGCTTTGTAGCCATCTGTCACCCTTTACAGCATCCTTTAATCTGTACAGTGAGTAGGACCTACATGCTCATTGCCTGTATTTGGGTTGTGGGGGCCATTCCCGGATTCATCAAAGTCATTATTACCTTAGTCTTCAAGCCTTTGTCATTTTTCTCTTCTGGTAGAATgtgctatcctataaatatcTTTCAGTCAGTATACAACTATAACACATACTATGCCACCAATATACTTTATTTGTGCTTTGTGTGGATCACACTGATCTATACATACTTTAGAGTGGTGTTTTCAGCTAAAGCTGCCACCTCAGATCCAGTTTCATCCAGAAAGGCCCAGATGACTATACGTTTGCATGTTGTGCAGCTATTGTTCTCTATGTTGTCCTACATCACCCCTGTCATGGACACTGTCCTTACTTCCCTCTTCCCAGACTTCCGCTCAGTAATAATGTTCTGCAATAACATTATAACTAATATTTTACCACGGCTGCTCAGCCCTCTCATCTACGGCCTTAGAGATCAGAAAAGCACATGA